The following proteins come from a genomic window of Vibrio vulnificus NBRC 15645 = ATCC 27562:
- a CDS encoding 3-deoxy-7-phosphoheptulonate synthase — protein sequence MPTLSKLIHSTPCGTLPSVEEIIQHASLDEESEAFIRQRRQEITRILNGQDPRLLVIIGPCSIHDPQAGLEYAQKLANIQRQHEKQLLIVMRTYFEKPRTRAGWKGLIVDPDLDNSHDMNKGLLLARQFLQQVIKLGLATATEYLDTTTYPYISDLICWGAIGARTTESQIHRQMASALPCPIGFKNGTDGNVDIAIDAIHAANSPHLICVPGFGARTLTAISHGNPNGHIILRGGKKPNYTTEHVCQVSQQLEANDLNPRLIIDCSHGNSLKVAKNQLDVARNIACQLIDGEKCIAGVMAESFLVAGAQKISDRPLVKGMSITDECLGWEETESILNIFAEAVNVVMMEHFSTVA from the coding sequence ATGCCTACGCTCAGCAAATTGATTCACTCCACTCCTTGTGGAACACTCCCTTCTGTGGAAGAGATCATTCAACATGCCTCACTGGACGAAGAGAGCGAAGCGTTTATTCGACAACGCCGCCAAGAGATCACTCGAATTCTGAATGGCCAAGACCCTCGATTACTGGTGATCATCGGCCCATGCTCAATTCACGATCCACAAGCAGGCCTTGAATATGCGCAGAAACTGGCCAACATTCAGCGTCAGCATGAAAAGCAACTTCTGATTGTGATGCGTACTTACTTTGAAAAACCACGCACACGCGCCGGATGGAAAGGGCTGATCGTCGATCCCGATCTCGATAACAGCCACGACATGAATAAAGGGTTGCTGCTCGCTCGACAATTCTTACAGCAAGTCATCAAGCTCGGCCTCGCGACGGCAACCGAGTATTTAGACACCACGACTTACCCCTATATTTCTGACCTAATTTGCTGGGGTGCCATTGGCGCACGGACAACTGAATCTCAAATTCACCGCCAAATGGCCTCGGCACTTCCCTGCCCTATTGGTTTCAAAAACGGGACCGACGGCAATGTTGATATCGCTATCGACGCGATACACGCGGCAAACTCACCCCATCTCATCTGTGTGCCAGGATTTGGGGCACGTACTCTCACCGCCATCAGCCATGGTAACCCCAATGGCCATATCATTTTGCGAGGTGGCAAAAAGCCTAACTACACCACCGAGCATGTTTGCCAAGTGAGCCAACAACTGGAAGCCAACGATCTTAACCCGCGCCTGATCATCGATTGTAGCCATGGCAATAGCCTGAAAGTGGCAAAGAACCAACTCGATGTGGCGAGAAACATCGCCTGTCAGTTGATCGACGGGGAAAAGTGCATTGCTGGCGTGATGGCGGAAAGCTTCTTGGTTGCAGGCGCACAAAAGATCTCCGATCGTCCGTTGGTCAAAGGCATGTCGATTACTGATGAATGTTTGGGTTGGGAAGAGACGGAAAGTATTCTCAATATTTTTGCGGAAGCGGTGAATGTCGTGATGATGGAGCACTTTTCCACCGTTGCCTAA
- a CDS encoding 2,3-dihydro-2,3-dihydroxybenzoate dehydrogenase: protein MFNQFLEKQTVFLTGAAKGIGFSVMQHLLEAGARVVATDIDEVRLKADSDALMNRYREQLFCYHLDLSQPESVACRVAQMVEQHGPFDHLVCCAGVLHLGAIASMPLAQIEHTFNVNTFGTLAVMQVLAEGMKARRAGSMVIVGSNAANTPRPNMGAYGASKAALHMLVKSMGMELAEYGVRCNIVSPGSTRTDMQMQLWSEEYGEPQVIAGNLEQFRLGIPLRKMAEPQDIARSVLFLLSEHAGHITLHDLRVDGGATLDN from the coding sequence ATGTTTAACCAATTTCTTGAAAAACAAACGGTTTTTCTGACTGGTGCGGCGAAAGGCATTGGTTTCAGTGTGATGCAGCATCTACTTGAAGCGGGTGCTCGAGTGGTCGCCACGGACATCGATGAAGTACGACTCAAGGCAGACAGTGACGCATTGATGAACCGCTATCGCGAGCAGTTATTTTGCTATCACTTAGATCTTTCTCAGCCGGAGTCTGTTGCTTGTCGTGTGGCGCAAATGGTTGAACAACATGGCCCGTTTGATCACCTGGTGTGTTGTGCGGGCGTGTTGCATCTTGGCGCCATTGCGAGCATGCCTCTGGCTCAAATTGAGCACACTTTCAATGTGAACACGTTTGGTACCTTGGCGGTGATGCAGGTCTTGGCAGAAGGAATGAAAGCACGACGCGCAGGCAGTATGGTGATTGTTGGTTCTAATGCGGCCAATACACCTCGTCCAAATATGGGGGCTTATGGGGCATCTAAGGCGGCGTTGCACATGTTGGTTAAATCGATGGGAATGGAGTTGGCGGAATATGGGGTACGCTGCAATATCGTCAGCCCCGGTTCAACGCGCACAGACATGCAGATGCAATTGTGGTCGGAAGAATACGGTGAACCTCAAGTCATTGCAGGGAATTTAGAGCAGTTTCGTTTGGGAATCCCGTTAAGAAAAATGGCTGAGCCACAAGACATCGCTCGGTCGGTACTGTTTTTACTTTCCGAGCACGCAGGGCACATTACCTTGCACGATCTCAGAGTCGATGGCGGTGCGACATTGGATAATTAA